One part of the Schistocerca piceifrons isolate TAMUIC-IGC-003096 chromosome 2, iqSchPice1.1, whole genome shotgun sequence genome encodes these proteins:
- the LOC124775513 gene encoding piggyBac transposable element-derived protein 3-like: MMVRYYGKHSAKMFLRGKPIKFGYKIGCLTSSNGFPYNFSPYCGKTDNKQPLGARVINELTSRIPESEYPNYKLLFDNFFTSVDTLITLGKSKMKATGTIREIRTIACPLIDSKRMAKEKERGFYDYMFDKESEVLVVKWSDNKPVCVATNYSTITPLSSTKRYSRAKKKEISVIMPHLIEEYNALMGGVDQLDKQIKLYRTRIRSKKWWWPLFTQMIDICVVNTWYAYQIANSNEKLSLLDVRQRKQDQYQNTENHKEAN; encoded by the coding sequence ATGATGGTACgttattatggcaaacattcagctaaaatgtttctgaggggtaagcctatcaaatttggatataaaattgggtgtcttacaagttccaatggctttcCTTATAATTTTTCGccatactgtggcaagactgacaacaaacagcCTTTAGGAgcaagggtaataaatgaactaaccagcaggattccagaatcagagtatccgaattataagcttctctttgacaattttttcaccagtgttgacacattgatcacactcggaaagagtaaaatgaaagctaCAGGAACAATAAGAGAGATCCGAACTATTGCATGTCCTTTGATTGACTcgaaaagaatggcaaaagaaaaggAACGAGGATTTTATGACTACATGTTTGACAAAGAGAGCgaagttctggttgtgaaatggagtgacaacaaaccagtatgtgtTGCGACTAATTACAGTACTATTACTCCTCTAAGTTCCACTAAAAGATACTCacgggcaaagaaaaaggaaatatctgttataatgccacatctcattgaagaatacaatgcccTTATGGGTGGCGTAGATCAACTGGACAAGCAGATAAAactttataggacgaggataaggtcaaagaaatggtggtggccattattcacacagatgatagatatctgcgtagtaaacacatggtatgcataccaaattgctaactctaatgagaagctctcacttttggatgtccgacagagaaaacaggatcagtaccaaaacacagagaaccacaaggaagcaaattga